A region of Saccharococcus thermophilus DNA encodes the following proteins:
- the menD gene encoding 2-succinyl-5-enolpyruvyl-6-hydroxy-3-cyclohexene-1-carboxylic-acid synthase, producing the protein MNESLTLYIAAFVDELAKTGIQDVVVSPGSRSTPLAIVMAEHPEMRIHMNLDERSAAFFALGMAKAKRHPVALLCTSGTAVANYFPALVEAYYSRIPLIVITADRPHELRDVGAPQAIDQLNIYGKYAKWFVEMALPERTSEMLRYARTVAARAAGIAMSAPAGPVHLNFPLREPLMPAIQKETWQQIEAKEPSYTKVIAGKVTVDRQQLEELYDQFASVEKGLIVCGPMDYPEFAGAVTELAEMLDYPILADPLSQLRSGPHSKEYIIDCYDAILKDEKTAAAFVPDVVIRFGAMPVSKPLFLLLKRYPSIRQIVVDGGGGWREPTLMASYMVHCDEVEFCRQLIEMAERKSAKSEWSATWKAVNDIAKSVLLEKPEESELFEGKVFTELSQLLPSGATLFVGNSMPIRDADTFFFTTDKQIRILANRGANGIDGVVSSALGVSAVAEPLVLVIGDLSFYHDLNGLLAAKMHGLHATIIVLNNNGGGIFSFLPQANHKKHFEMLFGTPTDLQFEHAVHMYEGNYQNSKTWDEFRHHVAHSLTTDGLHVIEVCTSRETNVKTHRFLWERVSQEIAEFLGKRRMA; encoded by the coding sequence ATGAATGAGTCACTAACCTTATATATTGCCGCGTTTGTCGATGAGTTAGCAAAAACAGGAATACAAGACGTTGTCGTCAGTCCGGGATCACGCTCGACCCCGCTGGCGATCGTGATGGCAGAGCATCCGGAAATGCGCATACATATGAACTTAGATGAACGTTCTGCCGCCTTTTTTGCCCTTGGGATGGCGAAAGCAAAACGGCATCCGGTCGCCCTTCTTTGTACGTCAGGAACGGCGGTTGCTAACTATTTTCCAGCTCTAGTGGAAGCGTATTACTCAAGGATCCCGCTTATCGTCATTACGGCGGACCGTCCGCACGAATTGCGCGATGTTGGCGCGCCGCAGGCTATCGATCAATTAAACATATATGGAAAGTACGCAAAATGGTTTGTCGAAATGGCTCTTCCGGAAAGAACCTCAGAGATGCTTCGCTATGCACGGACGGTGGCGGCAAGGGCGGCAGGTATAGCGATGAGCGCTCCGGCGGGGCCTGTTCATCTGAACTTTCCTCTTCGTGAGCCGCTTATGCCGGCGATCCAGAAGGAAACATGGCAGCAAATCGAAGCGAAAGAGCCATCTTATACAAAGGTTATTGCCGGAAAAGTAACGGTCGATAGACAACAGCTGGAAGAATTATATGACCAATTTGCTTCCGTCGAAAAAGGATTAATCGTCTGCGGGCCAATGGACTATCCAGAATTTGCCGGGGCGGTTACCGAGTTAGCAGAAATGCTGGACTATCCGATTTTAGCGGACCCGCTTTCCCAGCTGCGCAGCGGACCTCATTCCAAAGAGTATATTATTGATTGCTATGATGCGATATTAAAAGATGAAAAGACGGCTGCTGCATTCGTGCCGGATGTCGTGATTCGTTTTGGCGCCATGCCAGTTTCCAAACCGTTATTTCTGCTATTGAAACGATACCCATCCATCCGTCAAATTGTAGTAGATGGCGGCGGAGGATGGCGGGAACCAACATTGATGGCATCATATATGGTTCACTGTGATGAAGTGGAATTTTGCCGCCAACTCATCGAAATGGCGGAGCGAAAATCGGCAAAAAGCGAATGGTCCGCAACTTGGAAAGCGGTCAACGATATTGCGAAATCCGTTCTCTTAGAGAAACCAGAGGAAAGCGAATTGTTTGAAGGAAAAGTGTTTACCGAACTTTCGCAGCTGCTGCCAAGCGGTGCTACTTTATTTGTCGGCAACAGTATGCCGATTCGCGATGCCGATACCTTTTTCTTTACGACAGACAAGCAGATCCGCATTTTGGCGAATCGCGGCGCCAACGGGATTGATGGTGTCGTGTCGAGCGCGCTAGGGGTCAGCGCCGTTGCCGAACCGCTCGTGCTTGTCATCGGCGATCTTTCTTTTTATCATGACTTAAACGGATTGTTGGCAGCAAAAATGCATGGATTGCATGCGACGATTATCGTTCTCAATAATAATGGCGGCGGGATTTTCTCGTTCTTGCCGCAAGCAAACCATAAAAAACATTTCGAAATGCTGTTTGGCACGCCAACCGATTTACAATTTGAGCACGCTGTTCACATGTACGAAGGGAATTACCAAAACAGCAAAACATGGGACGAATTTCGCCATCATGTTGCCCATTCGCTTACAACGGATGGCCTTCATGTGATTGAGGTATGTACATCCAGGGAGACAAATGTAAAAACCCATCGCTTTTTGTGGGAAAGGGTTTCCCAGGAAATAGCAGAATTTCTCGGAAAAAGGAGAATGGCATGA
- a CDS encoding isochorismate synthase: MAILYQHKIREQLHLIEKKEKRPFISWTEEWNNVDPVYFFSLGPICSFRERFFWADRTNETVYVGLGCTYVIETEEKEDRFHTVETKWKQWIGQTAFYSNKTETVPILFGGFSFDPYKPRTEKWRAFPHAKMVVPAVLLTSKGGKATLTVTVRSGQSAETMEKIEMLFHLLHEERAPLHSLPSLMKYEEIQTEQWLNAVKQTIAKIRVGKFDKVVLAREARLSFADWVEASAVLGQLREQQPFSYLFAFEQEGQCFIGASPEQLVKKEGDACYSTCLAGSIRRGKTVQEDEQFGEWLLRDGKNLHEHRFVVQMIKEAMEAVCERVDMPPSPQLLKLPNIQHLYTPVVGEHCRVSSILSLVEKMHPTPALGGTPREAAVKEIRKVEPLDRGWYAAPIGWMDTKGNGEFAVAIRSGLLQGQDVSIFAGCGIVGDSDPISEYEETKVKFTPMLSALGVGQDE, from the coding sequence GTGGCAATTTTATACCAGCATAAAATTCGCGAACAATTGCATCTCATCGAAAAAAAAGAAAAACGGCCGTTTATTAGTTGGACAGAGGAATGGAACAATGTAGATCCGGTTTATTTTTTTTCATTAGGACCAATATGCTCTTTTCGTGAGCGGTTTTTTTGGGCCGATCGCACCAATGAGACCGTTTACGTTGGACTTGGCTGCACGTATGTAATTGAAACAGAGGAAAAAGAAGATCGGTTTCATACGGTTGAAACGAAATGGAAACAATGGATTGGACAAACAGCATTTTATTCCAATAAAACAGAAACGGTTCCTATCCTATTTGGAGGCTTTTCGTTTGATCCGTACAAACCGCGCACGGAAAAATGGCGTGCTTTTCCGCATGCGAAAATGGTCGTGCCAGCCGTTCTTTTAACGAGCAAGGGTGGAAAAGCAACGTTAACCGTGACGGTGCGTTCCGGACAGAGTGCGGAAACCATGGAAAAAATAGAAATGTTGTTTCATTTGTTGCATGAAGAGCGGGCGCCGCTCCATTCTTTGCCTTCTTTGATGAAATATGAAGAAATACAAACGGAACAATGGCTCAATGCGGTGAAACAAACGATCGCCAAGATTCGCGTCGGGAAGTTCGATAAAGTGGTGCTGGCGCGGGAGGCGCGTTTATCGTTTGCGGATTGGGTGGAGGCAAGTGCAGTGCTTGGGCAACTGCGTGAGCAGCAGCCGTTTAGCTATCTGTTTGCGTTTGAACAAGAAGGGCAATGCTTTATTGGCGCTTCTCCGGAGCAATTGGTGAAAAAGGAAGGCGACGCATGTTACTCTACTTGTTTAGCGGGATCGATCCGCCGCGGAAAAACTGTTCAGGAAGACGAACAGTTTGGAGAATGGCTGTTGCGTGATGGAAAAAACCTTCACGAACATCGATTTGTTGTCCAAATGATTAAAGAAGCGATGGAAGCGGTTTGCGAGCGCGTTGACATGCCGCCTTCTCCACAACTGTTAAAATTGCCGAACATTCAACACTTATATACGCCGGTTGTTGGGGAGCATTGCCGCGTTTCCTCTATTTTATCGCTGGTTGAGAAAATGCATCCAACCCCTGCGTTAGGTGGAACCCCTCGGGAAGCGGCAGTCAAAGAAATCCGCAAGGTGGAGCCATTAGACAGAGGATGGTATGCCGCTCCAATCGGCTGGATGGATACGAAAGGGAACGGAGAATTTGCCGTCGCTATTCGTTCAGGATTGCTGCAAGGACAAGACGTATCGATTTTTGCTGGTTGCGGTATCGTCGGTGATTCCGATCCAATCAGTGAATATGAGGAAACGAAAGTGAAATTTACACCGATGTTATCAGCGCTGGGAGTGGGGCAAGATGAATGA
- a CDS encoding 1,4-dihydroxy-2-naphthoate polyprenyltransferase yields MQPSLQTDRCSSVRRHDWRVWWRLTRPHTLTAGFVPVCIGTVLALHETTIRISLFIAMLVASLLIQAATNMFNEYYDYKRGLDSPESVGIGGAIVREGMHPKTVLYLAIALFAVSTLIGVYICMNSSWWLALIGSICMAAGYFYTGGPVPIAYTPFGELAAGFFMGLLIILISFFIQTGEVTKTAILIAIPIAILVGAILLANNIRDLDGDKEKGRKTLAILVGRDNAIRILAGKFAISFIWMAVLAFSHIVSFWTLLVFLSIPKAVAAAKGFIGKTKPIEMMPAMKATAQTNTQFGFLLAIGLLINHWL; encoded by the coding sequence ATGCAACCATCATTGCAAACAGATCGCTGTTCATCGGTTCGCCGCCACGATTGGCGAGTTTGGTGGAGGCTTACCCGTCCACATACATTGACTGCTGGATTTGTGCCTGTTTGTATCGGCACTGTATTGGCGCTTCATGAAACAACCATTCGCATCTCTTTATTTATCGCCATGCTGGTCGCTTCTTTGTTGATTCAGGCGGCCACCAATATGTTCAATGAATATTATGACTACAAGCGCGGGCTCGATTCCCCAGAATCGGTAGGAATTGGCGGGGCGATTGTCCGTGAAGGAATGCATCCAAAAACCGTTTTATATTTAGCCATTGCTTTATTTGCTGTCTCGACGCTCATCGGTGTCTATATCTGTATGAATAGCAGCTGGTGGCTTGCATTGATCGGCTCCATCTGTATGGCAGCGGGATATTTCTATACAGGCGGTCCGGTGCCGATTGCATATACTCCGTTTGGCGAACTTGCAGCCGGATTTTTCATGGGGCTGTTAATTATTCTTATTTCCTTTTTCATTCAAACGGGAGAAGTAACAAAAACGGCGATTCTCATTGCTATTCCAATTGCTATTTTAGTCGGTGCGATTTTGCTGGCCAATAACATTCGCGACCTTGATGGGGATAAAGAAAAAGGAAGAAAAACGCTGGCAATTTTAGTCGGACGTGATAATGCGATCCGCATTCTTGCCGGTAAGTTTGCCATTTCGTTTATTTGGATGGCAGTGCTCGCTTTTTCCCATATTGTTTCTTTTTGGACGCTGCTTGTCTTTTTGAGTATCCCAAAAGCAGTAGCTGCAGCGAAAGGATTTATCGGAAAAACGAAGCCAATTGAAATGATGCCAGCAATGAAAGCAACGGCACAAACGAATACACAATTCGGGTTTCTGTTGGCCATTGGTCTGCTGATCAACCACTGGCTGTAA
- a CDS encoding yteA family sporulation protein, producing the protein MLTNEQLAAFRKELLQAKQEIQERLQNNDHFGKRRSHAHDAVGELASYDNHPADDATELYEREKDIALNEHTERELKEIERALEAMDNGTYGICEVCGKPIPYERLQAIPTTTFCKEHSPDQTVSQKRPLEEGVLMPPFGKFDLDGRHESVAYDAEDAWQEVARYGTSDTPSDLGKNVDYYGEAYAESEENVGYVEDLENFAAVDLYGKNVKVYPTKEHEQLENILDDEGIMSNIGDLPAYEKDPYTEKEDHHR; encoded by the coding sequence ATGTTAACCAATGAACAACTAGCCGCCTTCCGCAAAGAACTGCTTCAAGCAAAGCAAGAAATTCAAGAACGGCTGCAAAATAACGATCATTTTGGCAAACGACGAAGCCATGCCCACGATGCGGTTGGTGAACTTGCAAGCTATGACAACCACCCTGCAGACGATGCAACCGAGCTGTATGAACGGGAAAAAGATATCGCGCTGAATGAACATACGGAACGGGAACTAAAAGAGATTGAGCGCGCACTTGAGGCGATGGACAACGGCACATACGGCATTTGTGAAGTTTGCGGAAAGCCGATTCCTTATGAGCGGCTGCAAGCGATTCCAACTACAACCTTCTGCAAAGAGCATAGCCCTGACCAAACCGTTTCGCAAAAACGGCCGCTCGAGGAAGGCGTGTTGATGCCTCCGTTTGGAAAGTTTGATTTGGATGGCCGCCATGAATCGGTGGCATATGACGCAGAAGATGCCTGGCAGGAAGTGGCGCGCTACGGCACCTCTGATACCCCCTCCGATTTAGGAAAAAACGTTGATTATTATGGCGAAGCATATGCCGAATCAGAGGAAAATGTTGGATATGTCGAAGATTTGGAAAATTTTGCGGCAGTCGACTTATACGGAAAAAATGTCAAAGTATATCCAACGAAAGAACATGAGCAACTTGAAAATATTTTAGATGATGAAGGAATCATGTCCAATATTGGTGATTTGCCAGCCTATGAAAAAGACCCTTATACAGAAAAAGAAGACCATCACCGTTGA
- a CDS encoding TIGR00266 family protein: MNAHEIDYKLYGDDMQFVEIELDPQESVIAEAGGMMMMEDGITMETVFGDGSDSGKGFLNKLVGAGKRLLTGESLFMTVFTNTGSGKRRVSFAAPYPGKIIPMDLSELGGKVICQKDAFLCAAKGVSVGIDFQRKLGTGFFGGEGFIMQKLEGDGLAFLHAGGTIYKRELQPGEKLRIDTGCLVAMTKEVDYDIEYVGKIKTAFFGGEGLFFATLTGPGTVWVQSLPFSRLADRIIAAAPSAGGRSVGEGSILGSIGDWLDGDD, encoded by the coding sequence ATGAACGCGCATGAAATTGACTACAAATTATACGGCGATGACATGCAATTTGTAGAAATTGAACTAGATCCACAGGAAAGCGTCATCGCCGAAGCAGGCGGAATGATGATGATGGAAGACGGAATCACGATGGAGACGGTATTTGGAGATGGATCTGATTCCGGAAAAGGGTTTTTGAACAAATTGGTTGGTGCGGGGAAACGATTATTGACAGGAGAAAGTTTATTTATGACGGTGTTTACGAACACCGGCTCTGGAAAACGCCGCGTTTCGTTTGCCGCCCCATACCCTGGAAAAATTATTCCGATGGACTTAAGCGAGCTTGGCGGCAAAGTGATTTGCCAAAAAGATGCCTTTCTTTGCGCAGCCAAAGGCGTTTCGGTCGGCATCGATTTTCAGCGCAAACTTGGCACCGGCTTTTTCGGCGGTGAAGGATTTATTATGCAAAAACTCGAAGGGGACGGGCTCGCCTTTTTGCATGCCGGCGGAACCATTTACAAGCGCGAGCTGCAGCCTGGCGAGAAATTGCGCATTGACACCGGTTGCCTTGTAGCGATGACAAAAGAAGTTGATTACGATATCGAATATGTCGGCAAAATTAAAACCGCCTTTTTTGGCGGCGAAGGTTTGTTTTTCGCGACATTGACTGGGCCAGGAACCGTCTGGGTGCAGTCGCTTCCGTTCAGCCGGCTTGCTGACCGAATTATCGCCGCCGCGCCAAGCGCGGGGGGCCGTTCTGTTGGAGAAGGCAGCATCCTCGGAAGCATTGGCGACTGGTTGGATGGTGATGATTAA
- a CDS encoding glycogen/starch/alpha-glucan phosphorylase — MFSNKDEFKKTFLKRLETLCGKRFEESTLRDQYNTLGNMVREYISQNWIQTNERNRERKQKQVYYLSIEFLLGRLLGSNLLNLGIRDVVEEGLRDLGISLEDIEESEADAGLGNGGLGRLAACFLDSLASLDLPGHGCGIRYKHGLFDQKIVDGYQVELPEQWLRHGNVWEIRKEELAVEVNFWGKVEISQQNGRLTFRHVDSEKVMAVPYDMPIIGYHTKTVNTLRLWSAEPAKTFPIHKDVMQYKRETEAISEFLYPDDTHEEGKILRLKQQYFLVAASIGSIVRAHRRQHGHLRELHKYVAIHVNDTHPVLAIPELMRILLDEEGMSWEDAWHITTNTISYTNHTTLSEALEKWPIHIFQPLLPRIYMIVEEINERFCRDLWNHYPGDWKRIEEMAIIAHGLVKMAHLAIVGSHSVNGVAKLHTEILKKREMRLFYEFEPQKFNNKTNGVTHRRWLLKANPELSALITDAIGDRWMKEPQALIELKPYASDPAFQQTLAKVKLQRKAKLAKRIDEKMGIAVDESSIFDVQVKRLHAYKRQLLNVLHIMYLYNRLKEDASFSIYPRTFIFGAKASPGYYYAKRIIKLIHSVAEKVNKDKQTNEQLKVIFLENYRVSLAEEIFPAADVSEQISTASKEASGTGNMKFMMNGAITLGTLDGANVEILEAVGAENMFLFGLTADEVLSYYENGGYRSHEYYHHDKRTKQVVDQLISGFFQDAHDHFEPIYDSLLAQNDEYFVLRDFAAYVEAQEKVEQVYQERERWLKMSAINIAHSGYFASDRTVQEYANEIWDIHPVR; from the coding sequence ATGTTCTCGAATAAAGACGAGTTTAAAAAAACGTTTTTAAAACGGCTGGAGACGTTGTGCGGCAAACGGTTTGAAGAGTCAACATTGCGCGATCAATACAACACGCTGGGGAACATGGTCCGCGAATATATCAGCCAAAACTGGATTCAAACGAACGAGCGAAATCGCGAACGCAAGCAGAAACAAGTTTATTATTTGTCGATTGAATTTTTATTAGGGCGGCTTCTTGGCAGCAACTTGTTGAATCTCGGAATTCGTGACGTCGTCGAAGAAGGGTTGCGCGATTTAGGAATTTCCCTAGAGGATATCGAAGAAAGCGAGGCGGATGCAGGGCTAGGCAATGGCGGGCTCGGCCGCCTTGCTGCCTGTTTTTTAGATTCGCTTGCTTCGCTCGATTTGCCCGGACATGGCTGCGGGATTCGTTATAAGCATGGATTGTTTGACCAAAAAATTGTCGACGGATATCAAGTAGAACTCCCGGAACAATGGTTGCGCCATGGAAATGTTTGGGAGATCCGCAAGGAAGAATTGGCAGTAGAAGTGAACTTTTGGGGTAAAGTGGAAATATCGCAACAAAACGGCAGGCTGACGTTCCGCCATGTTGACAGCGAAAAAGTCATGGCCGTTCCTTATGATATGCCGATCATCGGCTACCATACAAAAACGGTCAATACCTTGCGGCTTTGGAGCGCGGAGCCTGCGAAAACATTTCCGATCCATAAAGATGTGATGCAATATAAACGGGAAACGGAGGCGATCTCTGAGTTCTTATATCCCGATGATACCCATGAAGAAGGGAAGATTTTGCGGCTAAAACAACAATATTTTCTCGTCGCCGCCAGCATTGGCAGCATTGTCCGCGCTCATCGCCGCCAGCACGGGCATCTGCGTGAACTGCATAAATATGTCGCCATTCATGTCAACGATACGCATCCGGTTTTGGCGATTCCTGAGTTGATGAGGATTTTATTAGATGAAGAAGGAATGAGCTGGGAAGACGCTTGGCATATTACAACGAACACGATTTCGTATACAAACCATACGACGCTATCCGAGGCGCTGGAAAAATGGCCGATTCACATTTTTCAGCCGCTATTGCCGCGCATTTACATGATTGTCGAGGAGATTAACGAACGATTTTGCCGCGACCTTTGGAATCATTATCCTGGCGACTGGAAACGAATTGAAGAAATGGCGATTATCGCTCACGGACTTGTCAAAATGGCGCATTTGGCGATTGTCGGCAGCCATAGTGTTAACGGCGTTGCCAAACTGCATACAGAGATTTTAAAAAAACGGGAAATGAGGCTGTTTTACGAATTCGAACCGCAAAAATTTAATAACAAAACAAACGGAGTGACCCATCGCCGCTGGTTGCTAAAGGCAAATCCTGAGCTTTCTGCATTAATTACCGATGCCATTGGCGATCGATGGATGAAAGAGCCACAGGCGCTGATCGAGTTGAAACCGTATGCTTCCGATCCCGCTTTTCAGCAGACGCTTGCGAAAGTCAAACTGCAGCGAAAAGCAAAATTAGCGAAGCGCATTGATGAAAAGATGGGGATTGCTGTGGATGAATCATCGATTTTTGATGTGCAAGTGAAGCGTCTCCATGCTTATAAGCGGCAGTTGTTAAATGTTCTTCACATCATGTATTTGTATAACCGGTTGAAAGAAGATGCGAGCTTTTCCATTTACCCGCGCACTTTTATTTTCGGAGCCAAAGCTTCGCCAGGATATTATTATGCGAAGCGCATTATTAAGCTGATCCACTCCGTCGCTGAAAAGGTTAATAAGGACAAACAGACAAACGAACAGTTGAAAGTTATTTTTTTGGAAAATTATCGTGTTTCACTAGCGGAAGAAATTTTCCCCGCGGCGGATGTAAGCGAACAAATTTCCACCGCCAGCAAAGAAGCGTCCGGCACTGGCAATATGAAGTTTATGATGAATGGAGCGATTACGCTTGGCACGCTAGACGGCGCCAACGTCGAGATTTTGGAAGCGGTTGGCGCAGAAAATATGTTTCTGTTTGGACTTACGGCGGATGAAGTGCTAAGCTACTATGAAAACGGAGGCTATCGCTCCCATGAATATTACCATCATGACAAGCGGACTAAACAAGTCGTCGATCAGCTCATCAGTGGGTTTTTCCAAGATGCCCATGACCATTTCGAGCCGATTTACGATTCGCTTTTAGCACAGAACGATGAATATTTTGTTTTACGCGATTTCGCCGCTTATGTCGAGGCGCAGGAAAAAGTAGAACAAGTGTATCAAGAGCGGGAACGGTGGCTGAAAATGAGCGCAATCAATATCGCCCATTCCGGTTATTTTGCAAGCGATCGGACCGTTCAGGAGTATGCGAATGAAATATGGGACATTCATCCAGTCCGATAA